In Abyssisolibacter fermentans, a genomic segment contains:
- a CDS encoding TetR/AcrR family transcriptional regulator: MPKIIKNLKPKIIEAAIKIFNEEGFNAIDMRRIALECHIAVGTLYNYFPNKKKLMFKVFNNLWIESIDILNEIIDNGDPQEGLLAKYITALQKEKDKKKGIGRQLFRLELIETTEDELNSKAFFTNTEFHIIHRKQIRKVLQKSFNLNDEQIEGKSFDKLTNTCMYLVMSNKPFEEDYVIFLCDLISSYIKLNIK, from the coding sequence ATGCCCAAAATTATAAAAAATTTGAAACCTAAAATAATAGAAGCTGCTATTAAGATATTTAATGAGGAAGGATTTAATGCGATTGATATGAGAAGAATTGCTTTAGAATGTCATATCGCTGTTGGAACTCTATATAATTATTTCCCTAATAAGAAAAAACTTATGTTTAAAGTTTTTAATAATTTATGGATTGAGTCAATAGATATATTAAATGAAATTATTGATAATGGTGATCCACAGGAAGGTTTATTAGCAAAATATATAACAGCTTTGCAAAAAGAAAAGGATAAGAAAAAAGGAATTGGCAGACAGCTATTTAGGCTAGAACTAATAGAAACAACTGAGGATGAACTTAATTCAAAGGCTTTTTTTACAAATACAGAATTTCATATTATTCATAGAAAACAAATAAGAAAAGTACTTCAAAAAAGTTTTAACTTAAATGATGAACAGATTGAAGGAAAAAGCTTTGATAAGCTTACTAATACATGTATGTATTTAGTTATGTCAAATAAACCCTTTGAAGAAGATTATGTAATTTTCTTATGTGATTTAATTAGCAGTTATATTAAGTTGAATATAAAATAA
- the papB gene encoding PapB family radical SAM/SPASM ranthipeptide maturase: protein MINSSEAMHLSDYKIFCVQDSKYVYYIENNKIFKIDNKTEKLLGQDGKSYKEIYDNLQSIYTQEELDTTIKAMKEHDFIIDNIDIINNEQGDVAHNFPDMMMVTLLIVQECNLRCSYCFGENGEYNDRGVMDIETAKKAIDFFVKNSKNDTLTICFFGGEPLMRFDLIKEIVAYCEQKKIATSKNFKFTMTTNATLLNEEIEQFIIKHDMNVLISIDGDKETHDYNRYFKGKVGCHDIVLAKTQSLRNKNLLTARATVTGKQLDINSIYNYLDSLNFKKIILSPAFNLLSDEEYDKAADGYIAMYKELEELIKKKAYEEIYKNKIFITGLKKIHNSNRRSIACGVGRNTCTVDIHGNIYPCQRFVNNKEFVMGNIDKGFNNRSDFLNNITLEHRQKCSKCWARNLCIGGCIHTNYTSTGDINLPSDQFCNFTRKIWKELIKIYLRMSKEDINILLEGKEK, encoded by the coding sequence ATGATTAACTCATCTGAAGCCATGCATTTAAGTGATTATAAAATTTTTTGTGTTCAAGATAGTAAATATGTATATTACATAGAAAATAATAAAATATTTAAAATAGATAATAAAACTGAAAAATTATTAGGTCAAGATGGTAAAAGTTATAAAGAAATATATGATAACTTGCAAAGTATCTATACTCAAGAAGAATTAGATACGACAATAAAGGCGATGAAAGAACATGATTTTATCATAGATAATATAGACATTATAAATAATGAACAAGGTGATGTAGCGCATAATTTTCCTGATATGATGATGGTAACACTTCTTATTGTACAAGAATGTAACTTAAGATGTTCATATTGTTTTGGTGAAAATGGAGAATACAATGATAGGGGAGTTATGGATATTGAAACAGCCAAAAAAGCTATTGATTTTTTTGTTAAAAATTCAAAAAATGATACATTGACTATCTGTTTTTTTGGAGGAGAACCTTTAATGCGTTTTGACTTAATTAAAGAAATAGTAGCATATTGTGAGCAAAAAAAAATAGCAACATCTAAAAATTTTAAATTTACAATGACAACTAATGCAACCTTATTAAATGAGGAAATAGAGCAGTTCATTATAAAGCATGATATGAATGTATTGATTAGTATTGATGGAGATAAAGAAACACACGATTATAATAGATATTTTAAAGGAAAAGTTGGATGTCATGATATAGTACTTGCGAAAACACAATCACTACGTAATAAGAACTTACTAACTGCCCGTGCAACAGTTACTGGCAAACAACTTGACATTAACTCTATATATAATTATTTAGACTCTTTAAATTTTAAAAAAATTATATTATCTCCAGCTTTTAATTTATTATCTGATGAAGAATATGATAAAGCTGCTGATGGATATATAGCAATGTACAAAGAGCTTGAAGAACTTATTAAGAAGAAAGCCTATGAGGAAATTTATAAAAACAAAATATTTATTACGGGATTAAAGAAAATACATAATTCAAATAGGCGTAGTATAGCATGTGGTGTTGGCAGAAACACTTGTACTGTAGATATTCACGGTAATATTTATCCATGCCAAAGGTTTGTTAATAATAAAGAGTTTGTTATGGGTAATATTGATAAGGGATTCAATAATAGAAGCGATTTTCTAAACAATATAACTTTAGAACATCGACAAAAATGTTCTAAGTGTTGGGCTAGAAATCTATGTATTGGTGGTTGTATTCATACGAATTATACGTCAACAGGAGATATAAATCTTCCATCTGATCAATTTTGTAATTTCACCAGAAAAATATGGAAAGAACTCATTAAAATATATCTTAGAATGTCAAAGGAAGACATCAACATTTTGTTAGAGGGAAAAGAGAAATGA
- a CDS encoding ABC transporter ATP-binding protein: protein MSVSIEVFNLKKAYNEVTVVDDINFKINKGELIALLGPNGAGKTTTIKMLGGILKPTSGYAQILGYDIRTDAIKIKERLGVLTEHYSVYENLNARENLELFAELYNVQNPKEKINDILKLFQLDNNKNDVKTFSKGMKKKLALARSIFHDPEIIFLDEPSSDLDPKSANELRNHLKVLVRKNELSGIICTHNIYDAVELCDRFIIMKNGKLLLDGTKDDLLKVVNAGFYLNIKYTNRKELVQFINIHNWVSIVEENNKENTFKLMVDNNKRINDLMNRFADIQLLSFGENTNQIERAYIELIGRESNENQN from the coding sequence ATGAGTGTTTCTATTGAAGTATTTAATTTAAAGAAAGCATACAACGAAGTTACAGTTGTTGATGATATTAATTTTAAAATAAATAAAGGTGAACTAATTGCTCTTTTAGGTCCTAATGGAGCAGGAAAGACGACTACTATAAAAATGTTGGGAGGAATATTAAAGCCAACTAGTGGTTACGCTCAAATATTAGGATATGACATTAGGACTGATGCTATCAAGATTAAGGAACGATTAGGGGTGCTGACAGAACATTATAGTGTGTATGAGAATTTAAATGCTAGAGAAAATCTAGAGCTATTTGCTGAATTATATAATGTACAAAATCCTAAAGAAAAGATAAATGATATTTTAAAGCTGTTTCAATTAGATAACAATAAAAACGATGTTAAAACATTCAGTAAAGGGATGAAGAAAAAACTAGCATTAGCAAGAAGTATATTTCATGATCCAGAGATTATTTTTTTAGATGAGCCTAGTTCAGATTTAGACCCTAAAAGTGCTAATGAATTGAGGAATCATTTGAAAGTTTTAGTAAGAAAAAATGAACTATCTGGAATTATTTGTACTCATAATATTTATGATGCTGTTGAATTGTGTGATAGATTTATAATAATGAAGAATGGGAAATTGCTATTGGATGGAACAAAAGATGATTTATTAAAGGTAGTTAATGCAGGTTTTTACTTAAATATAAAATATACGAATAGAAAAGAATTAGTTCAATTTATTAATATTCATAATTGGGTATCTATTGTTGAGGAAAATAATAAAGAAAATACATTCAAATTGATGGTTGACAATAACAAACGTATTAACGATTTAATGAATAGATTTGCAGATATTCAATTATTATCTTTTGGAGAAAATACAAATCAAATTGAGAGAGCTTATATTGAACTAATTGGGAGGGAAAGCAATGAAAATCAAAACTAA